The following proteins are encoded in a genomic region of Mobula hypostoma chromosome 25, sMobHyp1.1, whole genome shotgun sequence:
- the LOC134337711 gene encoding complement C1q subcomponent subunit B-like isoform X1, with protein MYWVPCYVRDMSTKKQFDSERFECPLWSHMIMFHQIHYLEFVLLYVLMVSAAQDTCPASSRIHGIPGQPGIPGLPGEDGLDGLPGQKGNPGPPGSVGTTSSKGEKGEQGIEGPPGKVGPDGERGEKGEKGAAGKKGQKGDVGDMSAQKSAFSMARSIDKAPRKGYTIVFEKRISNEQNNYSPRSGKFTCRISGLYYFTYHATSKGFLCVNLMHNREKVVTFCDQVHNTFQVSSGGVVLKLNTNDLVYLQATSSNSMRGLQGADSVFSGFLIFPD; from the exons TGTGGTCCCACATGATAATGTTTCATCAAATACATTATCTGGAGTTCGTTCTCTTGTATGTCCTAATGGTGTCGGCAGCTCAAGACACTTGCCCAGCTTCTAGTAGAATTCATGGGATTCCTGGTCAGCCTGGAATTCCTGGACTTCCTGGAGAAGATGGCTTGGATGGGTTGCCAGGGCAGAAAGGGAATCCAG GTCCTCCCGGATCAGTTGGCACGACCAGCAGTAAAGGAGAGAAGGGTGAACAAGGCATTGAAGGCCCTCCTGGCAAAGTCGGACCTGATGGTGAgagaggagaaaaaggagaaaaggGTGCAGCAGGAAAGAAGGGTCAGAAAGGAGATGTAGGAGACATGAGTGCTCAGAAGTCGGCCTTTTCCATGGCAAGAAGCATTGATAAGGCACCACGAAAAGGGTACACGATAGTATTTGAAAAGCGGATCAGTAATGAACAAAATAATTACTCTCCCAGGTCGGGAAAATTTACATGTCGTATCTCAGGCCTGTATTACTTCACGTACCACGCAACTTCAAAAGGATTCCTGTGTGTCAACTTAATGCATAACAGGGAAAAGGTGGTCACTTTTTGTGATCAGGTTCACAACACGTTCCAGGTCAGCTCAGGGGGAGTCGTTCTTAAACTGAATACAAATGATCTTGTCTATCTCCAAGCAACATCCTCCAATTCAATGCGAGGACTGCAGGGAGCTGACAGTGTCTTCAGTGGATTCCTCATATTTCCTGATTAA
- the LOC134337711 gene encoding complement C1q subcomponent subunit B-like isoform X2 gives MIMFHQIHYLEFVLLYVLMVSAAQDTCPASSRIHGIPGQPGIPGLPGEDGLDGLPGQKGNPGPPGSVGTTSSKGEKGEQGIEGPPGKVGPDGERGEKGEKGAAGKKGQKGDVGDMSAQKSAFSMARSIDKAPRKGYTIVFEKRISNEQNNYSPRSGKFTCRISGLYYFTYHATSKGFLCVNLMHNREKVVTFCDQVHNTFQVSSGGVVLKLNTNDLVYLQATSSNSMRGLQGADSVFSGFLIFPD, from the exons ATGATAATGTTTCATCAAATACATTATCTGGAGTTCGTTCTCTTGTATGTCCTAATGGTGTCGGCAGCTCAAGACACTTGCCCAGCTTCTAGTAGAATTCATGGGATTCCTGGTCAGCCTGGAATTCCTGGACTTCCTGGAGAAGATGGCTTGGATGGGTTGCCAGGGCAGAAAGGGAATCCAG GTCCTCCCGGATCAGTTGGCACGACCAGCAGTAAAGGAGAGAAGGGTGAACAAGGCATTGAAGGCCCTCCTGGCAAAGTCGGACCTGATGGTGAgagaggagaaaaaggagaaaaggGTGCAGCAGGAAAGAAGGGTCAGAAAGGAGATGTAGGAGACATGAGTGCTCAGAAGTCGGCCTTTTCCATGGCAAGAAGCATTGATAAGGCACCACGAAAAGGGTACACGATAGTATTTGAAAAGCGGATCAGTAATGAACAAAATAATTACTCTCCCAGGTCGGGAAAATTTACATGTCGTATCTCAGGCCTGTATTACTTCACGTACCACGCAACTTCAAAAGGATTCCTGTGTGTCAACTTAATGCATAACAGGGAAAAGGTGGTCACTTTTTGTGATCAGGTTCACAACACGTTCCAGGTCAGCTCAGGGGGAGTCGTTCTTAAACTGAATACAAATGATCTTGTCTATCTCCAAGCAACATCCTCCAATTCAATGCGAGGACTGCAGGGAGCTGACAGTGTCTTCAGTGGATTCCTCATATTTCCTGATTAA